In Pseudonocardia sp. C8, one genomic interval encodes:
- a CDS encoding nitroreductase family protein — protein sequence MTAAPETTGLPRTETVRHAVDSALLAPSVHNCQPWRWRISTDRVELYADPDRRLPFTDPDRRDHLVSCGTALTTLHVALAAAGVGHEIIRFPSDDTHHLATVRFTGQPPGDTDRADAILAPAIRRRRTDRRAFPDGGLPERTRDALAARAARYGVALTVVPESAHDHLVELEQEAAREMRQRPGYAAEQMLWTHRYAGSRDGVHAETVPGFGPREPELGVRFPAGSMPVTALEADRATVVVLTTPADDDPAHLAAGEAAGAVLLAATRAGLGTCPLSRILEAPVTRKALTARLLHVSDHPQLLIRIGHPPDDRELPATPRRRLHDVLVHGS from the coding sequence ATGACCGCCGCACCGGAGACCACCGGCCTGCCCCGTACCGAGACGGTCCGCCACGCCGTCGACTCAGCGCTGCTGGCGCCGTCGGTGCACAACTGCCAGCCGTGGCGCTGGCGGATCAGCACCGACCGGGTGGAGCTGTACGCCGACCCGGACCGCAGGCTGCCCTTCACCGATCCCGACCGGCGCGACCACCTTGTCAGCTGCGGCACCGCGCTCACCACCCTGCACGTCGCGCTGGCCGCGGCCGGCGTCGGTCACGAGATCATCCGGTTCCCGAGCGACGACACCCACCACCTGGCGACGGTCCGGTTCACCGGGCAGCCACCGGGCGACACCGACCGGGCCGACGCGATCCTCGCCCCGGCGATCCGCCGCCGGCGCACCGACCGGCGCGCGTTCCCGGACGGTGGGCTCCCCGAGCGCACCCGCGACGCGCTCGCCGCCCGCGCGGCGCGGTACGGCGTCGCGCTCACGGTCGTCCCCGAGTCCGCCCACGACCACCTCGTCGAGCTGGAACAGGAGGCGGCCCGGGAGATGCGGCAGCGCCCGGGCTACGCGGCCGAGCAGATGCTGTGGACCCACCGCTACGCGGGTTCCCGCGACGGCGTGCACGCCGAGACGGTCCCCGGTTTCGGACCGCGCGAGCCGGAGCTCGGCGTCCGGTTCCCCGCCGGGTCGATGCCGGTGACGGCACTCGAGGCCGACCGGGCGACCGTCGTCGTCCTCACCACCCCGGCCGACGACGACCCGGCCCACCTGGCCGCCGGGGAGGCGGCCGGTGCGGTGCTGCTCGCCGCGACCCGGGCCGGGCTCGGGACCTGCCCGCTGTCCCGGATCCTGGAGGCCCCGGTGACCCGGAAGGCGCTGACCGCCCGGCTCCTGCACGTCTCCGACCACCCGCAGCTGCTGATCCGGATCGGGCACCCGCCGGACGACCGCGAGCTGCCGGCCACGCCGCGCCGACGGCTCCACGACGTGCTGGTGCACGGGAGCTGA
- a CDS encoding PIN domain-containing protein — MAHEDERIALLLDYENLAIGARDGLGVVPFDFGPVSDALAERGRVVVRRAYADWSAFDEDRRLMARAQVELIEIPQRIGGSRKNAADIKLAVDAIELAYERGFVTTFAIATGDSDFTPLMHKLRELDKRVIGIGVQSSTSALLPPACDEFLFYDRLPGVEPTQAPAPPRRRRGTRPPASPEVPVAAVAVPEPEPVEAPAPFDVTFRDAAETAEETATTGAEERDVDGLVVSTLTGLLRHADGPVLASRLKRAILRKDPTFDEADHGFRGFGELLRHLEGQRKVTLTAGNAQGDPEIGIPEDPAADHDAFALLVEVVRDLTAAGGPPQLSGLKDQLRKRVPDFSEKRYGFGSFLSFAKAARARELIDMEWSDETGDYVLRPA; from the coding sequence GTGGCCCATGAGGACGAACGCATCGCCCTGCTGCTCGACTACGAGAACCTCGCGATCGGGGCCCGGGACGGGCTCGGGGTCGTCCCGTTCGACTTCGGCCCGGTCTCCGACGCCCTCGCCGAGCGGGGCCGGGTGGTGGTCCGCCGCGCGTACGCCGACTGGTCGGCGTTCGACGAGGACCGGCGCCTGATGGCCCGCGCCCAGGTGGAGCTGATCGAGATCCCGCAGCGGATCGGCGGCTCGCGCAAGAACGCCGCCGACATCAAGCTCGCCGTCGACGCCATCGAGCTCGCCTACGAGCGCGGGTTCGTGACGACGTTCGCCATCGCCACCGGCGACTCGGACTTCACCCCGCTCATGCACAAGCTGCGCGAGCTGGACAAGCGGGTGATCGGGATCGGGGTGCAGTCGTCGACGTCGGCGCTGCTGCCGCCGGCCTGCGACGAGTTCCTGTTCTACGACCGGCTCCCCGGGGTCGAGCCGACCCAGGCGCCGGCCCCGCCGCGGCGCCGCCGGGGAACCCGCCCGCCGGCGTCCCCCGAGGTGCCCGTGGCGGCGGTCGCCGTTCCGGAGCCGGAGCCGGTCGAGGCGCCCGCCCCGTTCGACGTGACGTTCCGCGACGCGGCGGAGACCGCGGAGGAGACCGCCACCACCGGGGCCGAGGAACGCGACGTGGACGGGCTCGTGGTGAGCACGCTGACCGGCCTGCTCCGGCACGCCGACGGCCCGGTGCTGGCGTCCCGGCTCAAGCGGGCGATCCTGCGCAAGGACCCCACGTTCGACGAGGCCGACCACGGCTTCCGCGGGTTCGGCGAGCTGCTGCGTCACCTCGAGGGCCAGCGGAAGGTCACACTGACCGCGGGCAACGCGCAGGGCGACCCGGAGATCGGGATCCCGGAGGACCCGGCCGCCGACCACGACGCGTTCGCGCTGCTGGTCGAGGTGGTGCGGGACCTGACGGCGGCCGGCGGCCCGCCGCAGCTCTCCGGGCTGAAGGACCAGCTGCGCAAGCGGGTCCCGGACTTCTCGGAGAAGCGCTACGGCTTCGGCAGCTTCCTGTCGTTCGCGAAGGCGGCCCGGGCCCGGGAGCTGATCGACATGGAGTGGAGCGACGAGACCGGCGACTACGTGCTCCGGCCCGCGTGA